The following proteins are co-located in the Apium graveolens cultivar Ventura chromosome 5, ASM990537v1, whole genome shotgun sequence genome:
- the LOC141660560 gene encoding uncharacterized protein LOC141660560, with translation MDEDHDQAQVDGQHEGYENGNQEENIEQVVQVVLPQNHRGRGYSPGLFSSLPIQPIITRIANNEFWREGVVSQTDIDRMHPGWWNLVLTEFEEPSVLEHFKELHSLRENGALISPEAKNIMDRYEKICADKNIDPTTTSLELWVKAVGGVRKNKILSYPRIRACDVLGNTRSARRVGEGGSGRSTMERLRDDLFMRAVDKTITRAREHPEEFSLSPDDVHLLARDLLDGEGELPRDHPLTEQTQRELIHVIIEVLNDMYKRNGPNNKGKAIADDDDDADDPHDDDGDRDDGDIGGTGPSSSRMSHTSGGGPKIRG, from the exons ATGGATGAGGATCATGACCAAGCTCAAGTTGACGGTCAACATGAGGGTTATGAAAATGGTAATCAGGAGGAGAATATAGAGCAGGTGGTTCAGGTTGTCCTCCCTCAGAATCATAGAGGACGCGGTTATTCACCGGGCTTATTCAGTAGTTTACCAATTCAACCGATCATCACCAGGATAGCAAATAATGA GTTCTGGAGAGAGGGTGTCGTATCGCAAACGGATATTGACCGGATGCACCCTGGATGGTGGAATCTTGTTCTAACTGAGTTTGAG GAACCTTCGGTCCTAGAACACTTCAAGGAATTGCATTCACTCCGTGAGAATGGTGCTTTGATTTCCCCTGAGGCAAAGAACATTATG GATCGCTATGAGAAGATTTGTGCTGATAAGAACATTGATCCCACAACGACTAGTTTGGAGCTGTGGGTGAAGGCTGTTGGCGGTGTTCGCAAGAACAAGATCCTTAGCTACCCACGTATTCGGGCTTGTGATGTCTTag GTAATACCCGTTCTGCACGGAGGGTTGGTGAAGGAGGCAGTGGTCGGTCTACCATGGAGCGCCTTCGTGATGATCTTTTCATGCGAGCTGTGGATAAGACTATTACCCGTGCCAGGGAGCACCCGGAAGAATTTTCACTTAGTCCAGATGATGTCCATTTGCTAGCACGTGACTtattagatggtgaaggtgagttGCCTCGAGATCACCCTCTTACAGAGCAGACCCAACGAGAATTGATCCATGTCATCATCGAAGTGCTCAATGACATGTACAAGAGAAATGGACCAAATAATAAG GGCAAGGCAATTgcagatgatgatgatgatgccGATGACCCTCATGATGATGATGGTGATCGTGATGATGGTGATATTGGTGGTACTGGTCCTTCTAGTTCACGGATGTCTCACACTTCAGGTGGTGGTCCAAAAATACGTGGCTAG
- the LOC141724694 gene encoding uncharacterized protein LOC141724694 translates to MKQKVGNKARVEGSIAKRYTHEELTHFCSMYFQSSIQTQHNMLGRNEVEANTHDAGKLEAFIYPVKLKGTFTTYILNEESLSNVAYYILTNMPEVSPYITIFEEEVRSRGPNILTNTEIDNVLKTELAIWLQHKVEGNVYAHKRFKYLLGGPSDFVLCYKRCNVNGYAFNLGRSSSGVLVKGSCYGDDANDYYGTLQEILKVTYQDGNQVVLFRCHWYDHIRGVKKYKTGVITIDMNSKLQGGDVFILASQATQIYYAPSVKDPNSSIYTVIITRGRPIDESTSVIDEEVLQEDVSNATLLSFPMSLFVDFSQYQEQAEETYNGEEEEEEEEQEQEEEDGDEEEEDGYENLEEHDV, encoded by the exons ATGAAACAGAAAGTGGGAAACAAAGCACGTGTAGAAGGTTCCATCGCTAAACGATACACACACGAAGAACTTACACATTTCTGTTCCATGTATTTTCAGTCTTCCATTCAAACACAACATAATATGCTTGGGCGTAATGAGGTAGAGGCTAACACACATGATGCAGGAAAGTTGGAGGCATTCATATATCCGGTAAAACTAAAGGGTACATTTACTACTTATATTTTAAATGAGGAATCACTCAGCAATGTAGCGTATTACATTCTTACCAACATGCCTGAAGTATCACCTTATATAAC GATTTTCGAGGAAGAGGTACGTAGTCGAGGTCCGAATATATTAACTAATACAGAGATCGATAATGTGTTGAAGACTGAACTCGCAATCTGGTTACAGCATAAG GTTGAAGGAAATGTTTATGCACACAAGCGATTTAAATATTTACTAGGAGGTCCATCAGACTTCGTACTTTGTTATAAAAGATGTAATGTTAATGGTTATGCATTCAACTTAGGAAGATCAAGTTCAGGAGTTCTTGTTAAGGGCAGTTGTTATGGTGATGATGCAAATGATTATTATGGGACTTTGCAAGAAATTCTGAAAGTCACATACCAAGATGGAAATCAAGTGGTTCTATTTAGGTGTCATTGGTATGATCATATCAGGGGTGTTAAAAAATATAAAACTGGAGTGATCACAATTGATATGAATTCAAAGCTACAAGGTGGTGATGTCTTCATTTTGGCGAGTCAAGCTACCCAGATTTACTATGCACCTAGTGTAAAGGATCCGAACAGCAGCATATATACGGTCATCATAACTAGAGGTCGACCAATAGATGAAAGCACTTCAGTTATAGACGAGGAGGTTCTTCAAGAAGATGTCTCAAATGCCACATTATTGTCATTTCCAATGTCACTTTTTGTTGATTTTTCCCAATACCAAGAACAAGCAGAAGAAACATATAATggggaagaagaagaagaagaagaggaacaAGAACAAGAGGAGGAAGACGgagatgaagaagaagaagatggctATGAAAATCTTGAAGAACATGATGTATAA